Proteins encoded in a region of the Streptomyces sp. NBC_01471 genome:
- a CDS encoding molybdopterin cofactor-binding domain-containing protein, translating into MSTVTGIRQGVGESVLRPDGRLKVQGAFAYASDLHDDAMVWGATLRSPHPSARIVRLDTTAALRLPGVVAVLTHEDVPGQPLYGMKVADQPVLAADRVRYQGEPVALVAADHPETARRALRLIDVGYEVREPLTDPERALGGGGPLVHERRADGKSGNVVRHVRIRHGDMAEARRLADVVVSGTYEVGMQDQAFLGPESGLAIPAEDGGVDVYVSTQWLHDDQHQMCAALGLPPEKVRLTLSGVGGAFGGREDVSVQIHAAMLALHTGRPVKMSYNREESFYGHVHRHPARMRFEHGATRDGKLVYVKARLLFDGGAYTSTSQVVIANGSYFAAGAYDVPHAEIDGYCVYTNNPPCGAMRGFGAVQSCYGVESNLDRLARELAMDPVELRIRNAMTTGTVLPTGQAVDGPAPAAELLERLRARPLPPAGEGPFARPGGLNNTTHGEGVRRGVGYAIGVKAIGFSGGVDDRSVARVRLALANGEPVAEIHTAAAECGQGIVTVQAQIARTELGVERVVVLPADTLVGDAGSASASRISWMSGGAVQGACKAVREELTARGDGPLEVLLADGPVEAEYEYRHRRTFPIDPERGQGDAHIAFAFAAHRAVVDVDTELGLVKVVELATTQDVGRAMNPLAVEGQIEGGSAQGLGLAVMEELHVQDGKVRNPSFTDYLIPTIADMPSVPIELLELPHPDSPYGLNGVGEPPTLSSTPAIANALRDATGLALARVPVRPDDLIHSDLVDGEGR; encoded by the coding sequence GTGAGTACCGTCACCGGTATCCGGCAGGGAGTCGGCGAGAGTGTCCTGCGGCCCGACGGCCGGCTGAAGGTCCAGGGGGCCTTCGCGTACGCGTCGGATCTGCACGACGACGCGATGGTGTGGGGCGCGACCCTGCGCAGCCCGCACCCCAGCGCGCGGATCGTGCGTCTGGACACCACCGCCGCCCTCCGGCTGCCGGGTGTGGTCGCGGTGCTCACCCACGAGGACGTCCCGGGGCAGCCGCTGTACGGGATGAAGGTCGCGGACCAGCCGGTGCTGGCCGCCGACCGGGTGCGCTACCAGGGTGAGCCGGTGGCGCTGGTGGCGGCCGACCACCCGGAGACGGCCCGCCGCGCACTGCGGCTGATCGATGTCGGGTACGAGGTGCGCGAACCGCTGACCGACCCCGAGCGGGCGCTCGGCGGCGGGGGCCCGCTGGTCCATGAGCGGCGGGCCGACGGGAAGTCCGGCAACGTCGTACGGCATGTCCGCATCCGGCACGGTGACATGGCCGAGGCCCGGCGGCTCGCCGATGTGGTGGTCTCGGGGACGTACGAGGTCGGCATGCAGGACCAGGCGTTCCTCGGCCCCGAGTCGGGTCTGGCGATACCGGCGGAGGACGGCGGTGTCGATGTCTATGTGTCGACCCAGTGGCTTCACGACGACCAGCACCAGATGTGCGCGGCGCTCGGGCTGCCGCCGGAGAAGGTGCGGCTGACGCTCTCCGGGGTCGGCGGCGCCTTCGGCGGACGCGAGGACGTCTCGGTGCAGATCCACGCGGCGATGCTCGCGCTGCACACCGGCCGTCCGGTGAAGATGAGTTACAACCGCGAGGAGTCCTTCTACGGGCACGTGCACCGCCACCCGGCCCGGATGCGCTTCGAGCACGGTGCGACACGCGACGGGAAGCTCGTGTACGTCAAGGCGCGGCTGCTCTTCGACGGCGGGGCCTACACCTCCACCTCCCAGGTGGTCATAGCGAACGGCTCGTACTTCGCGGCGGGTGCCTACGACGTGCCGCACGCCGAGATCGACGGCTACTGCGTCTACACCAACAACCCGCCCTGCGGGGCGATGCGCGGCTTCGGAGCCGTGCAGTCCTGCTACGGGGTGGAGTCCAACCTCGACCGGCTGGCCCGTGAACTCGCCATGGATCCGGTGGAGTTACGCATCCGCAACGCCATGACGACCGGGACGGTGCTGCCCACCGGGCAGGCCGTGGACGGCCCGGCCCCCGCCGCCGAACTCCTTGAGCGGCTGCGCGCCCGGCCCCTGCCGCCCGCCGGTGAGGGCCCGTTCGCCCGGCCGGGCGGGCTGAACAACACCACCCACGGCGAGGGCGTCAGGCGCGGGGTCGGCTATGCGATCGGGGTCAAGGCCATCGGTTTCTCCGGCGGGGTCGACGACCGCTCGGTGGCCCGGGTCCGGCTGGCGCTGGCGAACGGGGAGCCGGTCGCCGAGATCCACACCGCGGCGGCGGAGTGCGGCCAGGGCATCGTGACCGTACAGGCGCAGATCGCCAGGACCGAGCTGGGCGTCGAGCGGGTGGTGGTGCTGCCCGCCGACACCCTGGTCGGCGACGCGGGGTCGGCGTCGGCGTCCCGGATCAGCTGGATGAGCGGCGGCGCGGTGCAGGGCGCCTGCAAGGCCGTACGGGAGGAGCTGACAGCCCGCGGCGACGGGCCCCTGGAGGTGCTGCTCGCGGACGGGCCCGTCGAGGCCGAGTACGAGTACCGCCACCGCCGCACCTTCCCCATCGACCCCGAACGCGGTCAGGGCGACGCCCATATCGCCTTCGCGTTCGCCGCCCACCGGGCGGTGGTGGACGTCGACACCGAACTCGGCCTGGTGAAGGTGGTCGAGCTGGCCACCACCCAGGATGTCGGCAGAGCGATGAATCCCCTAGCGGTGGAGGGCCAGATAGAGGGCGGCAGCGCGCAGGGCCTCGGGCTCGCGGTCATGGAGGAACTGCACGTCCAGGACGGCAAGGTACGCAATCCGTCGTTCACCGACTATCTGATCCCGACGATCGCGGACATGCCGTCGGTCCCCATCGAGCTGCTCGAACTGCCGCACCCCGACTCGCCGTACGGCCTGAACGGAGTGGGCGAGCCACCGACCCTGTCGTCGACCCCGGCCATCGCCAACGCGCTGCGTGACGCGACCGGCCTCGCACTGGCCAGGGTGCCGGTGCGCCCCGACGACCTCATCCACAGCGACCTCGTCGACGGCGAAGGGAGGTGA
- a CDS encoding amidohydrolase family protein — translation MIIDTHMHPTNVVDQAWRHDGDPFTGERTLAMMDGPYMINGKPRRIDYGCIMPPPGNSVWQDGMRGGREGIRDYMAYITELVTTYPDRFIGNFMYNPRFGPENGAKELEFHVKEYGYKMLKLHANMHAYRPDRALDWLRPVLRVCDELGILVLIHTGDGPYSIPTQFYPIIREFPNVNFILGHFGVQTGGVYCFEALYMILDSPNVYGESGWLLQSRIVEFAQQMEKHQLVFGTDSPPNEPGMWARELEVLCGPPPQGMNLSEEHLEGYLGNNVAKLLGLKPTPPPRDQEEARLRLTDTYASLDTAGTSRA, via the coding sequence TTGATCATCGACACGCATATGCATCCCACCAACGTCGTGGACCAGGCATGGCGGCACGACGGAGACCCGTTCACCGGTGAGCGGACCCTGGCCATGATGGACGGCCCGTACATGATCAACGGCAAGCCCCGCCGGATCGACTACGGCTGCATCATGCCCCCGCCCGGCAACAGCGTCTGGCAGGACGGGATGCGGGGCGGCCGTGAGGGCATCCGCGACTACATGGCGTACATCACCGAGCTGGTGACGACGTACCCCGACCGCTTCATCGGGAACTTCATGTACAACCCGCGCTTCGGGCCGGAGAACGGCGCGAAGGAGCTGGAGTTCCACGTCAAGGAGTACGGCTACAAGATGCTCAAGCTGCATGCCAACATGCATGCCTACCGGCCCGACCGGGCGCTGGACTGGCTCCGTCCGGTGCTGCGGGTCTGTGACGAGCTGGGCATCCTCGTCCTGATCCACACCGGCGACGGGCCGTACTCGATCCCGACGCAGTTCTACCCGATCATCCGCGAGTTCCCGAACGTCAACTTCATCCTCGGGCACTTCGGCGTGCAGACCGGCGGCGTCTACTGCTTCGAGGCGCTCTACATGATCCTCGACTCGCCCAATGTGTACGGCGAGTCGGGGTGGCTGCTCCAGTCGCGGATCGTGGAGTTCGCCCAGCAGATGGAGAAGCACCAGCTGGTCTTCGGCACGGACTCGCCGCCCAACGAACCGGGCATGTGGGCACGCGAGCTGGAGGTCCTCTGCGGCCCGCCGCCCCAGGGCATGAACCTCTCCGAGGAGCATCTGGAGGGGTATCTGGGCAACAACGTGGCGAAGCTGCTGGGCCTGAAGCCCACTCCCCCGCCGCGCGACCAGGAGGAGGCACGGCTGCGCCTCACGGACACCTACGCCTCACTGGACACGGCCGGCACGTCGCGCGCCTGA
- a CDS encoding metallopeptidase TldD-related protein, with protein MTPSNRTSRPHEIVERALALSTADGCAVIADEHSSANLRWAGNALTTNGVTRGRTLTVIATVDGKEGTASGVVSRSAVTAADLEPLVRAAEAAARDGSPAEDARPLVTGVPASVGFTDAPAVTTSAVFDAFAPALGESFARARSGGRELYGFASHEMTSSYLGTSTGLRLRHDQPNGTLELNAKSPDRSRSAWAGRATRDFTDVDPAALDAELAQRLRWAERRITLPAGRYETLLPPTAVADLLIYQFWSSAARDAAEGRTVFSRPGGGTRLGDRLSPLPLTLRSDPAEPGLESAPFVLAHASGDDSSVFDNGLPLSRTDWVREGRLEHLVTTRHSAELTGLPVAPAIGNLILEGGGDRTLEEMVAASGHDGPALLLTCLWYIREVDPATLLLTGLTRDGVYLVENGEVTGEVNNFRFNESPVDLLSRATEAGRTERTLPREWGDWFTRAAMPALRIPDFNMSSVSQGV; from the coding sequence ATGACCCCGTCGAACCGCACCAGCAGGCCGCACGAGATCGTCGAGCGGGCCCTCGCCCTGTCCACCGCGGACGGCTGCGCCGTCATCGCGGACGAGCATTCGAGCGCCAATCTGCGCTGGGCGGGGAACGCGCTGACCACCAACGGGGTGACCCGCGGCCGGACCCTGACCGTCATCGCGACGGTCGACGGCAAGGAGGGCACCGCGTCCGGAGTCGTTTCCCGGTCGGCGGTGACCGCGGCCGATCTCGAACCGCTGGTCCGGGCCGCCGAGGCGGCCGCCCGCGACGGCTCCCCCGCCGAGGACGCCCGGCCCCTGGTCACCGGGGTGCCCGCGTCCGTCGGCTTCACGGATGCGCCCGCCGTGACGACGTCGGCGGTCTTCGACGCCTTCGCCCCGGCGCTGGGCGAGTCCTTCGCCCGCGCGCGGTCCGGCGGGCGGGAGCTGTACGGCTTCGCCAGTCACGAGATGACCTCCAGCTACCTCGGCACGTCCACCGGCCTGCGGCTCCGCCACGACCAGCCGAACGGCACGCTGGAGCTGAACGCCAAGTCCCCCGACCGGTCCCGCTCCGCCTGGGCGGGCCGGGCCACGCGGGACTTCACCGACGTCGACCCGGCCGCGCTGGACGCCGAACTGGCGCAGCGGCTGCGCTGGGCCGAGCGCCGGATCACGCTGCCCGCCGGGCGGTACGAGACGCTGCTGCCGCCGACCGCCGTGGCCGATCTGCTGATCTACCAGTTCTGGTCGTCGGCCGCCCGGGACGCGGCGGAGGGCCGTACGGTCTTCTCCCGGCCCGGCGGCGGGACCCGGCTGGGCGACCGGCTCTCCCCGCTTCCGCTGACCCTGCGCAGTGATCCGGCCGAGCCGGGTCTGGAGTCGGCGCCCTTCGTCCTCGCGCACGCCTCGGGCGACGACTCGTCGGTCTTCGACAACGGCCTGCCGCTCTCGCGTACCGACTGGGTGCGCGAAGGGCGGCTGGAGCATCTGGTCACCACCCGGCACAGCGCGGAGCTGACCGGCCTGCCGGTGGCGCCCGCCATCGGCAATCTGATCCTGGAGGGCGGCGGGGACCGCACCCTGGAGGAGATGGTGGCCGCGTCGGGGCACGACGGGCCCGCGCTGCTGCTGACCTGCCTCTGGTACATCCGGGAGGTCGACCCGGCCACCCTGCTGCTGACCGGGCTGACCAGGGACGGCGTCTATCTCGTGGAGAACGGCGAGGTCACCGGCGAGGTGAACAACTTCCGCTTCAACGAGTCGCCCGTCGATCTGCTCTCCCGGGCCACCGAGGCCGGGCGTACGGAGCGGACCCTGCCGCGCGAGTGGGGCGACTGGTTCACCCGCGCCGCGATGCCCGCCCTGCGCATCCCGGATTTCAATATGAGTTCCGTCAGCCAGGGCGTATAA
- a CDS encoding GntR family transcriptional regulator — protein MSTERAVNPVAAGSLLADRAYEELKGAVLANRLRPGDALSVPALATQLGISRSPVREAVQRLIHDGLATHVAHRGAVVATVDVEDVRQLYVVREVMEGLAARLATERLDATRVAELRDLLERHEQVVAAGDDEQAHTEMDMAYHRLIREVAGNAHLTAALDTVQGKAHLALHALWRSPQAPRLAVEEHRRIFEAMTSGDPDAAELAARDHIRRLRIRLSQAVAPGPDRTDGGPAPVHPVGP, from the coding sequence ATGTCGACGGAGAGAGCAGTGAACCCGGTCGCCGCCGGAAGCCTGCTTGCCGACCGGGCCTACGAGGAGCTGAAGGGGGCGGTGCTCGCCAACCGGCTGCGCCCCGGCGACGCCCTCTCCGTACCGGCACTCGCCACCCAGCTGGGCATCAGCCGCAGCCCGGTCCGCGAGGCCGTGCAGCGTCTGATCCACGACGGTCTGGCCACCCACGTCGCGCACCGGGGCGCCGTGGTCGCCACGGTCGACGTCGAGGACGTGCGCCAGCTGTACGTGGTCCGCGAGGTGATGGAGGGGCTGGCCGCCCGGCTCGCCACCGAGCGGCTCGACGCCACCAGGGTCGCCGAACTGCGCGACCTCCTGGAGCGGCACGAACAGGTGGTGGCGGCGGGCGACGACGAACAGGCGCACACCGAGATGGACATGGCCTACCACCGGCTCATCCGCGAGGTCGCGGGCAACGCCCATCTCACCGCGGCCCTGGACACCGTGCAGGGCAAGGCCCACCTCGCGCTGCACGCGCTGTGGCGCAGCCCCCAGGCCCCCCGGCTCGCCGTCGAGGAGCACCGCCGGATCTTCGAGGCGATGACGTCGGGCGACCCGGACGCGGCCGAGCTCGCGGCCCGCGACCACATCAGGCGGCTGCGGATCCGGCTGTCGCAGGCGGTGGCCCCGGGCCCCGACCGTACGGACGGCGGGCCCGCGCCCGTACACCCGGTCGGCCCGTAG
- a CDS encoding UbiD family decarboxylase, translated as MTTEPEPRAASQDLRDFLTRYTAGHPDDVLTVEERIEGEDVAALVLELAARGRDEMVVCRNVAGLGTPLVTNVFASRRRIARLLGTGTAGLHRAYQAASARRCEPRVVAEGPVLDVVAEPDLGALPMIRHFASDRGPYITNGIITAEAPAYAEGRSGNLSYHRAMVHSRNELATSLHSRGHLWQLLRLAQEHGERLPVAMVIGAHPLFMLAASARVGADTDERTVAGGLFGAPLDVVRTPKYGIRVPASAETVLEGFIDPARRAEEGPFGEFSGYSSDRSTHNVLTVETVLRRRDALLLDVVGGSTAEHLNLARVPRESEMAQKLTERFPEVTALHYPTSGTHFHAYVAMRASRPGQARQIMLGLLGWDPYLKTVVAVDEDVDVTRDAQVLWAMATHLQPHRDVFQVGGLPGSPLDPSSTADGTTSRMALDATRGPDFDGVRIRVAPGRAEAARRLLDGRAAS; from the coding sequence GTGACCACTGAGCCGGAGCCGCGGGCGGCCTCCCAGGATCTGCGTGACTTCCTCACCCGGTACACGGCCGGTCACCCGGATGACGTCCTCACGGTCGAGGAGCGGATCGAGGGCGAGGACGTGGCCGCGCTCGTCCTGGAGCTGGCCGCCCGCGGCCGGGACGAGATGGTGGTCTGCCGGAACGTCGCGGGGCTCGGCACTCCCCTGGTCACCAATGTGTTCGCCTCGCGCCGCCGCATCGCCCGCCTGCTCGGCACCGGTACGGCCGGGCTGCACCGCGCGTACCAGGCGGCGTCGGCCCGCCGGTGCGAGCCGCGCGTGGTGGCGGAGGGGCCGGTGCTCGACGTGGTGGCGGAACCGGACCTGGGCGCGCTCCCGATGATCCGGCACTTCGCCTCGGACCGGGGCCCGTACATCACGAACGGCATCATCACGGCGGAGGCACCGGCGTACGCCGAGGGCCGCTCGGGGAACCTCAGTTACCACCGCGCGATGGTGCACAGCCGGAACGAACTGGCCACCAGCCTCCATTCGCGCGGCCATCTGTGGCAGCTGCTGCGGCTGGCGCAGGAGCACGGCGAACGGCTGCCGGTGGCCATGGTCATCGGCGCGCACCCCCTGTTCATGCTGGCGGCGTCGGCCCGGGTGGGCGCGGACACCGACGAACGGACAGTGGCGGGCGGCCTCTTCGGGGCGCCCCTGGACGTCGTACGCACTCCGAAGTACGGGATACGGGTTCCGGCGAGCGCCGAGACGGTCCTTGAGGGGTTCATCGATCCGGCCCGCCGTGCGGAGGAGGGCCCCTTCGGCGAGTTCTCCGGATACTCGTCCGACCGCTCCACGCACAACGTGCTGACCGTGGAGACGGTGCTGCGCCGCCGGGACGCGCTGCTCCTGGACGTGGTGGGCGGCAGCACGGCCGAGCACCTCAACCTGGCGCGGGTGCCGCGCGAGTCGGAGATGGCGCAGAAGCTGACGGAGCGCTTCCCCGAGGTGACCGCGCTGCACTATCCGACCTCGGGCACGCACTTCCACGCGTATGTGGCGATGCGCGCCAGCCGTCCGGGCCAGGCCCGGCAGATCATGCTGGGGCTGCTCGGCTGGGACCCGTACCTCAAGACGGTGGTCGCGGTCGACGAGGACGTGGACGTCACCCGGGACGCGCAGGTGCTGTGGGCGATGGCAACCCATCTCCAGCCGCACCGGGACGTCTTCCAGGTCGGCGGTCTGCCGGGCAGCCCCCTCGACCCGTCGTCCACGGCGGACGGCACCACGTCCCGGATGGCCCTGGACGCGACCCGCGGCCCGGACTTCGACGGGGTACGGATCCGGGTCGCCCCCGGACGCGCGGAAGCCGCGCGCCGTCTGCTCGACGGTCGCGCGGCCTCCTGA
- the fabG gene encoding 3-oxoacyl-[acyl-carrier-protein] reductase, translating into MSRSVLVTGGNRGIGLAIARAFVDAGDKVAITYRSGEPSALAEQGFLAVKCDITDTEQVEQAYKEIEEKHGPVEVLVANAGVTRDQLLMRMSEDDFTAVLDTNLTGTFRVVKRANRAMLRAKKGRVVLVSSVVGLLGSAGQANYAASKAGLVGFARSLARELGSRNITFNVVAPGFVDTDMTKVLTDEQRAGIVSQVPLGRYAQPEEIAATVRFLASDDASYITGAVIPVDGGLGMGH; encoded by the coding sequence TTGAGCCGCTCGGTTCTCGTCACCGGAGGAAACCGGGGCATCGGCCTCGCCATCGCCCGTGCTTTCGTCGACGCAGGCGACAAGGTCGCGATCACGTACCGCTCCGGTGAGCCGTCAGCGCTCGCCGAACAGGGGTTCCTGGCCGTCAAGTGCGACATCACCGACACCGAGCAGGTGGAGCAGGCCTACAAGGAGATCGAGGAGAAGCACGGCCCCGTGGAGGTGCTGGTGGCCAACGCCGGCGTCACCAGGGACCAGTTGCTGATGCGGATGTCCGAGGACGACTTCACCGCCGTACTCGACACCAACCTCACCGGCACCTTCCGGGTCGTGAAGCGGGCCAACCGCGCCATGCTGCGCGCCAAGAAGGGCCGCGTCGTCCTCGTCTCGTCGGTGGTCGGCCTGCTCGGCTCCGCGGGACAGGCGAACTACGCCGCCTCCAAGGCCGGACTGGTCGGCTTCGCCCGCTCCCTCGCCCGTGAGCTCGGCTCCCGCAACATCACTTTCAACGTAGTCGCACCCGGTTTCGTCGACACCGACATGACCAAGGTGCTCACCGACGAGCAGCGCGCGGGCATCGTCTCGCAGGTGCCGCTCGGCCGGTACGCGCAGCCGGAGGAGATCGCCGCGACGGTGCGGTTCCTCGCCTCCGACGACGCGTCGTACATCACTGGAGCCGTCATCCCCGTTGACGGCGGATTGGGCATGGGTCACTGA
- the fabI gene encoding enoyl-ACP reductase FabI, with translation MSGILDGKRILITGVLMESSIAFHAAKVAQEQGAEVILTAFPRPTLTERIAKKLPRPAKVIELDVTSTEHLDRLADLVRDELGSLDGVVHSIGFAPQDALGGNFLNTPFESVSTAMHVSAFSLKSLAMACLPLMSEGGSVVGLTFDAQYAWPQYDWMGPAKAALEATSRYLARDLGKQDIRCNLISAGPIGSMAAKSIPGFGELADVWNHRSPLAWDMADPEPAGRGVVALLSDFFPKTTGEIIHVDGGVHMMGA, from the coding sequence ATGAGCGGAATTCTCGACGGCAAGCGCATCCTCATCACGGGTGTGCTGATGGAGTCCTCCATCGCCTTCCATGCCGCCAAAGTGGCCCAGGAGCAGGGTGCCGAAGTCATTCTGACCGCCTTCCCGCGGCCCACCCTCACCGAGCGCATCGCCAAGAAGCTGCCCAGGCCCGCCAAGGTCATCGAGCTCGACGTCACCAGCACCGAGCACCTCGACCGGCTCGCGGACCTGGTCAGGGACGAGCTCGGCTCGCTCGACGGTGTCGTGCACTCCATCGGCTTCGCACCGCAGGACGCGCTCGGCGGCAACTTCCTCAACACCCCGTTCGAGTCGGTCTCCACGGCCATGCACGTCTCGGCGTTCTCGCTGAAGTCGCTGGCCATGGCCTGCCTGCCGCTGATGAGCGAGGGCGGCTCGGTCGTCGGCCTCACCTTCGACGCCCAGTACGCCTGGCCGCAGTACGACTGGATGGGCCCCGCCAAGGCCGCGCTGGAGGCGACCTCCCGCTACCTCGCCCGTGACCTGGGCAAGCAGGACATCCGCTGCAACCTGATCTCCGCGGGCCCCATCGGTTCGATGGCCGCGAAGTCCATCCCGGGCTTCGGGGAGCTCGCGGACGTCTGGAACCACCGCTCGCCGCTCGCCTGGGACATGGCCGACCCCGAGCCGGCCGGCCGCGGCGTCGTCGCGCTGCTCTCGGACTTCTTCCCGAAGACGACCGGCGAGATCATCCACGTCGACGGCGGCGTGCACATGATGGGGGCCTGA
- a CDS encoding TldD/PmbA family protein — protein MPHSIDAAFTALPLRALADAALARARALGADHADFRFERVRSATWRLRDARPAGSTDTTDLGYAVRVVHGGSWGFASGVDLSMDAAARVAGQAVAMAKLSAKVIRAAGSDEKVELADEPVHPDRTWISSYETDPFSVPAEEKTGLLADWSARLLRADGVAHADASLMTVLENKFYADTAGTVTTQQRVRLHPQLTAVAVDADTGEFDSMRTIAPPAGRGWEYLTGTGWDWDAELERIPELLAEKMRAPGVEAGAYDLVVDPSNLWLTIHESIGHATELDRALGYEAAYAGTSFATFDQLGKLAYGSPVMNVTGDRTAEHGLATVGFDDEGVEAQSWDLIKDGTLVGYQLDRRIAKLTGLGRSNGCAYADSPGHVPVQRMANVSLKPDPGGLSTEDLIGGVEHGIYVVGDRSWSIDMQRYNFQFTQQRAYRIKNGQLAGQLRDVAYQATTTDFWGSMEKVGGPQTYVLGGAFNCGKAQPGQVASVSHGCPSALFRGVNILNTTQEAGR, from the coding sequence GTGCCACATTCGATCGACGCAGCCTTCACGGCTCTGCCGCTGCGCGCCCTGGCCGACGCGGCGCTCGCCCGCGCCCGCGCGCTCGGCGCCGACCACGCCGACTTCCGTTTCGAACGCGTCCGCAGCGCGACCTGGCGGCTGCGGGACGCCAGACCTGCCGGCTCGACCGACACCACGGACCTCGGGTACGCCGTGCGGGTCGTGCACGGCGGCAGCTGGGGGTTCGCCTCCGGCGTCGACCTGTCGATGGACGCCGCGGCGCGGGTGGCCGGGCAGGCGGTCGCGATGGCGAAGCTCTCCGCCAAGGTCATCAGGGCGGCCGGGTCGGACGAGAAGGTGGAGCTGGCGGACGAGCCGGTGCACCCGGACCGGACCTGGATCTCCTCGTACGAGACCGACCCCTTCTCCGTACCCGCCGAGGAGAAGACCGGGCTGCTGGCCGACTGGTCGGCGCGGCTGCTGCGGGCGGACGGCGTCGCGCACGCGGACGCGTCACTGATGACCGTCCTCGAAAACAAGTTCTACGCGGACACCGCCGGCACCGTCACCACCCAGCAGCGGGTCAGGCTGCACCCGCAGCTCACCGCGGTGGCGGTGGACGCGGACACCGGCGAGTTCGACTCGATGCGCACCATCGCCCCGCCGGCCGGGCGCGGCTGGGAGTACCTGACCGGCACCGGCTGGGACTGGGACGCCGAGCTGGAGCGGATCCCGGAGCTGCTCGCCGAGAAGATGCGGGCACCGGGTGTCGAGGCGGGGGCGTACGACCTGGTCGTGGACCCGTCCAACCTCTGGCTGACCATCCACGAGTCGATCGGGCACGCCACCGAGCTGGACCGGGCGCTGGGGTACGAGGCGGCGTACGCGGGAACCTCCTTCGCCACGTTCGACCAGCTCGGGAAGCTGGCGTACGGCTCACCCGTGATGAATGTGACGGGCGACAGGACCGCCGAACACGGCCTGGCCACGGTCGGGTTCGACGACGAAGGTGTCGAGGCGCAGTCCTGGGACCTGATCAAGGACGGCACGCTGGTCGGGTACCAGCTGGACCGCAGGATCGCGAAGCTGACGGGGCTCGGCCGGTCCAACGGGTGTGCGTACGCGGATTCGCCGGGCCATGTGCCGGTGCAGCGGATGGCCAATGTGTCGCTCAAGCCGGATCCGGGCGGGCTCTCCACGGAGGACCTGATCGGGGGCGTCGAGCACGGGATCTATGTGGTGGGCGACCGGTCGTGGTCGATCGACATGCAGCGCTACAACTTTCAATTCACACAACAGAGGGCATATCGCATCAAGAACGGTCAACTTGCCGGGCAGCTGCGCGATGTCGCCTACCAGGCGACGACCACGGACTTCTGGGGCTCCATGGAGAAGGTCGGCGGCCCGCAGACGTATGTGCTGGGCGGCGCCTTCAACTGCGGCAAGGCCCAGCCGGGCCAGGTCGCGTCGGTCTCGCACGGCTGCCCGTCCGCCCTCTTCCGGGGCGTGAACATCCTGAACACCACGCAGGAGGCCGGGCGATGA